From Nicotiana tabacum cultivar K326 chromosome 15, ASM71507v2, whole genome shotgun sequence, the proteins below share one genomic window:
- the LOC107806428 gene encoding kirola, which produces MGLRGKLIAKTEVKCGGELFHDHFSSKPHHIPNISPDKVHNFDIHEGELGTVGSVVSWKFTLDGKERVLKQIIDAIDEEKQKITFKFIEGDLLEMYKAFSATLAAEGKWIEWTFEYEKQNEDIPEPLTLLGLAIDLIKDIDSHHHNK; this is translated from the exons ATGGGTTTGAGAGGCAAGTTAATTGCTAAGACAGAGGTAAAATGTGGTGGAGAACTATTTCATGATCACTTCAGCTCCAAACCTCACCATATCCCTAATATAAGTCCTGATAAAGTACATAATTTTGACATTCATGAAGGTGAATTGGGAACTGTTGGTTCTGTTGTTTCATGGAAATTTACCCTTG ATGGGAAAGAGAGGGTGTTGAAGCAAATTATTGATGCTATAGacgaagaaaaacaaaaaatcacCTTCAAGTTTATTGAAGGAGATTTGCTGGAAATGTACAAGGCCTTTAGTGCTACTTTGGCTGCTGAAGGGAAGTGGATAGAATGGACTTTTGAGTATGAGAAGCAGAATGAAGATATCCCAGAGCCTCTCACACTCTTGGGACTTGCCATTGATCTCATCAAAGACATTGATTCACACCATCATAACAAATGA